In the genome of Verrucomicrobiota bacterium, one region contains:
- a CDS encoding oxidoreductase family protein, which yields MIVAPQAIREITSDWLTVVLKSADLIRSSKVVGAVPTVLSENRGFLSVVAKFALSYDEPEPTAPNTVVVKMETPDPELHMIGDEKHAFEREIKFYQEVGQRTGIRLPSVYFAVDQPPHFCLVMEDFSHCEPGDQVAGMPLDLVGTAAQMMGTLQARFWNNEALELLNWMPTSNRIEADYEENWTSFKKHYGHFIEKGGIELGDHLLSYIDWVFEEIEHRPKTITHNDLREDNLLFGKAGTNEEVIIIDWQLATRSMGVFDITRLISGSTLPDLRRGHEIEILRIWYDSLIRGGVEGYSWEDARYDLHLALLECICYPIKFHTAFIDKPHEGRGYQLTEAIIRRHFASAVDLNAAEILPG from the coding sequence ATGATTGTAGCACCGCAAGCGATCAGAGAGATCACCTCGGATTGGCTGACAGTTGTTTTAAAAAGCGCCGACCTAATCCGCTCAAGCAAAGTGGTCGGCGCAGTGCCTACCGTTTTGAGTGAAAACCGGGGGTTTCTCAGTGTAGTTGCAAAATTCGCTCTTAGTTATGATGAGCCGGAACCAACAGCGCCAAACACTGTGGTCGTCAAAATGGAGACTCCTGATCCTGAACTGCATATGATCGGAGACGAGAAACATGCCTTCGAACGAGAGATCAAATTCTATCAAGAGGTTGGTCAAAGGACGGGTATCCGGCTCCCCTCCGTCTACTTCGCTGTGGATCAGCCGCCTCATTTCTGTCTCGTTATGGAGGACTTTTCTCACTGTGAACCAGGAGATCAAGTGGCGGGGATGCCTTTAGACTTGGTCGGAACCGCTGCTCAAATGATGGGAACTCTGCAGGCCCGCTTTTGGAACAATGAAGCTCTGGAATTATTGAATTGGATGCCAACTTCCAATCGGATTGAGGCCGACTACGAAGAGAACTGGACGTCGTTTAAAAAACACTACGGGCACTTTATCGAGAAAGGTGGAATTGAGTTGGGTGATCATTTGCTTTCTTATATCGACTGGGTGTTCGAGGAGATTGAGCATCGCCCGAAGACCATCACTCATAACGACCTGCGCGAAGATAATCTTCTTTTTGGCAAGGCCGGAACGAATGAAGAAGTGATCATTATCGATTGGCAGCTGGCAACCCGTAGTATGGGCGTTTTTGACATCACCCGATTGATTTCAGGAAGTACCCTTCCGGATCTTCGGCGAGGTCACGAAATTGAAATCCTTCGGATCTGGTACGATTCTCTCATCCGCGGAGGAGTGGAGGGCTACTCTTGGGAAGATGCCCGCTATGACCTTCACCTCGCCTTGCTCGAGTGCATTTGCTACCCGATAAAGTTTCACACGGCATTCATCGATAAACCCCATGAGGGCCGCGGGTACCAACTGA